A part of Pararoseomonas sp. SCSIO 73927 genomic DNA contains:
- a CDS encoding threonine ammonia-lyase → MLSAAADAPVAPAITLADVRAAAERIRGAVMRTPTIPAPSVGRATGCDVWLKLDNLQATGAFKERGAANRLALLTAREKATGVIAMSAGNHAQAVARHASLLGIRATIVMPRFTPATKVVRTESWGATVVLHGETLAEAAAHAHALALREGLTFIHPYDDPGVIAGQGTMAIEMLEDAPALDTLIFPVGGGGLLAGCAAAALEMNPNLRIYGVEVEGYPAMAQRLAGQPVSVGGPTIAEGIAVRDVGEAPLALLRRLGIEVLVVPERAVEQGIALLAEGAKVVAEGAGATGVAALLAHPARFAGRRVGTPVCGGNIDARALSNVLLRQLLRDGRIMRLHFDIPDRPGVLADISRRISEAGGNVIEVKHQQLFGAPTVQSTELELMIEVRDAAQGAALIAALEAGDYVVRRG, encoded by the coding sequence GTGCTGAGCGCCGCCGCGGACGCCCCGGTGGCGCCGGCCATCACGCTCGCCGATGTGCGCGCGGCGGCGGAGCGGATCCGCGGCGCCGTGATGCGCACGCCCACCATCCCGGCCCCTTCCGTGGGCCGTGCGACGGGCTGCGACGTCTGGCTGAAGCTCGACAACCTCCAGGCCACCGGCGCCTTCAAGGAGCGGGGCGCGGCGAACCGCCTGGCGCTGCTGACGGCGCGGGAGAAAGCGACGGGCGTGATCGCCATGTCCGCCGGCAACCACGCCCAGGCGGTGGCGCGCCACGCCAGCCTGCTGGGCATCCGCGCCACCATCGTCATGCCGCGCTTCACCCCGGCGACGAAGGTGGTGCGGACGGAGAGCTGGGGTGCCACGGTGGTGCTGCACGGGGAGACCCTGGCCGAGGCCGCGGCCCACGCCCATGCGCTGGCCCTGCGCGAGGGGCTGACCTTCATTCATCCCTACGACGATCCTGGCGTGATCGCGGGCCAGGGCACGATGGCGATCGAGATGCTGGAGGACGCCCCGGCCCTCGACACCCTCATCTTCCCCGTCGGCGGCGGCGGCCTGCTGGCCGGCTGCGCCGCGGCCGCGCTGGAGATGAACCCGAACCTCCGCATCTACGGGGTGGAGGTGGAGGGCTATCCGGCGATGGCGCAGCGCCTGGCGGGCCAGCCCGTCTCCGTCGGCGGCCCGACGATCGCCGAGGGCATTGCCGTGCGGGACGTGGGCGAGGCCCCGCTGGCCCTGCTGCGGCGCCTCGGGATCGAGGTGCTGGTGGTGCCAGAGCGCGCGGTGGAGCAGGGCATCGCCCTGCTGGCAGAGGGCGCCAAGGTGGTGGCGGAGGGCGCGGGCGCCACGGGCGTGGCGGCCCTTCTGGCCCACCCCGCCCGCTTCGCCGGCCGCCGCGTGGGCACGCCCGTCTGCGGCGGCAACATCGACGCCCGGGCCCTCTCCAACGTGCTGCTGCGCCAACTCCTGCGCGATGGCCGCATCATGCGCCTGCACTTCGACATCCCGGACCGGCCGGGCGTGCTGGCCGACATCTCCCGCCGCATCTCGGAGGCGGGGGGGAACGTGATCGAGGTGAAGCACCAGCAGCTCTTCGGCGCCCCCACCGTGCAGTCCACGGAGCTGGAGCTGATGATCGAGGTGCGGGATGCCGCCCAGGGCGCGGCGCTGATCGCCGCGCTGGAGGCGGGCGACTACGTGGTCCGCCGCGGCTGA